From Balaenoptera acutorostrata chromosome 8, mBalAcu1.1, whole genome shotgun sequence, the proteins below share one genomic window:
- the TMEM177 gene encoding transmembrane protein 177, translating into MAGPLWRATAFVQRHRTALLVGSCAGLLGAQLSYHLFPDPVVPWLYQYWPQGQPAPLSPELQSLFQEVQQDIGVPSGHRFEAFTTFTFQPVSAGFPRLPAGAVVGIPASFLGGPVTNADRPVVVHGQRVDWQSPAGARLRDALTLSHDAQKFALAREVVYLESGATALQALPAPACLVGTWALGVGAKHALGLYGGPMNLRAAFNLVAAVAGFVAYALSTDSLTHALEAWLDRRTASLSAAYARGGVEFYEKVLSGNLALRGLLGRPGEKLYTPSGNVVPRHWFRIKHLPYTARRDSVLQAWRAALGPSSP; encoded by the coding sequence ATGGCAGGTCCCCTGTGGCGGGCCACAGCCTTTGTGCAGAGACACAGGACGGCCCTGTTGGTGGGTTCCTGTGCAGGCCTGCTTGGGGCTCAGCTCTCGTACCACCTCTTCCCGGATCCTGTGGTCCCGTGGCTGTACCAGTACTGGCCTCAGGGCCAGCCAGCCCCCCTGTCCCCAGAGCTGCAGAGCCTGTTCCAGGAGGTGCAGCAGGACATCGGGGTCCCCTCGGGCCACCGCTTCGAGGCCTTCACCACCTTCACCTTCCAGCCTGTGAGCGCCGGCTTCCCGAGACTCCCTGCTGGGGCCGTGGTGGGCATCCCCGCCAGCTTCCTGGGTGGCCCAGTGACCAACGCTGACCGGCCTGTGGTCGTCCACGGGCAGCGAGTGGACTGGCAGAGCCCAGCGGGCGCCCGGCTGAGAGATGCCCTGACCCTGTCCCACGACGCCCAGAAGTTCGCCTTGGCCAGGGAGGTGGTGTACCTGGAGAGTGGGGCGACCGCCCTGCAGGCCCTGCCGGCCCCCGCCTGCCTGGTGGGCACCTGGGCGCTGGGCGTGGGGGCCAAGCACGCCCTGGGGCTCTACGGAGGCCCCATGAACTTGCGAGCTGCTTTCAACTTGGTGGCGGCAGTGGCGGGCTTCGTGGCCTATGCGTTGTCCACGGACTCTCTCACTCACGCCCTGGAAGCCTGGCTGGACCGCCGCACGGCCTCGCTGTCTGCAGCCTATGCCCGGGGCGGGGTGGAGTTCTACGAGAAGGTTCTGTCGGGCAACCTGGCCCTGCGCGGCCTCCTGGGCCGGCCCGGGGAGAAGCTGTACACGCCCAGCGGGAACGTGGTTCCCAGACACTGGTTCCGCATCAAACACCTGCCCTACACGGCCCGCCGGGACTCGGTGCTGCAGGCGTGGAGGGCGGCGCTCGGCCCCAGCAGCCCCTGA